In Populus trichocarpa isolate Nisqually-1 chromosome 16, P.trichocarpa_v4.1, whole genome shotgun sequence, a genomic segment contains:
- the LOC18106048 gene encoding UDP-glycosyltransferase 71K1-like isoform X10 → MKKTQLVFVPAPGFGHLVPAVQLAKMVLERNDSFLITMLAIHNPFDGGISKNTESLASIHTEIRFIEIPETIPAPPPEALAVGPASAYTSYINDHKTLVKDTIVNLVMTHNPAPIASVVVDMFCTAFIDVAKELGVPSHVFYTSNAAFLATMLYLSDREDKGEPKFSPTDPDYIIPCYSNPVPYRVMPLLHTDVEYEAFANHGRQFKESNGIIVNTFSEAESHAVSALLARDDIPPIFNVGPLIDHKGKSLSGSDAVKRDEILKWLDDQPEKSVVFLCFGSGGGFDEAQLKEIAIGLERSGHRFLWSVRLKPSRGKLQASFFDNYGEILPQGFLERTKNIGMLCGWAPQVEILAHKAVGAFVSHCGWNSTLEALWYAVPIITWPLYAEQHMNAFQLVKDLGLAVELTLDFRRDCPTDFVKAEVITKAVKTVMEHGGELRNKAKETSEMAKKAVMEGGSSYVAFGNLIDQWLGCKP, encoded by the exons atgaagaaaacacaGCTAGTCTTTGTCCCTGCACCTGGATTTGGCCACCTTGTACCAGCTGTTCAGTTAGCAAAGATGGTTCTTGAGAGAAACGACAGTTTCTTGATAACCATGCTTGCCATCCACAATCCATTTGACGGTGGCATAAGCAAGAACACCGAATCGCTTGCTTCAATTCATACAGAAATCAGGTTCATTGAAATTCCTGAGACCATACCTGCACCTCCTCCAGAAGCTTTAGCTGTAGGCCCTGCAAGTGCTTATACTTCTTACATCAATGATCACAAAACCCTTGTAAAAGATACTATTGTTAACCTAGTCATGACCCACAACCCTGCACCAATTGCTAGTGTTGTTGTTGATATGTTTTGCACTGCATTTATTGATGTTGCCAAAGAACTTGGGGTCCCTTCTCATGTTTTTTACACTTCTAATGCTGCCTTTCTTGCAACGATGCTTTACCTTTCAGATAGAGAAGACAAGGGTGAGCCTAAGTTTAGCCCTACTGACCCTGACTATATCATCCCCTGTTATTCAAATCCCGTGCCTTACCGTGTTATGCCGTTATTGCACACCGATGTGGAATACGAGGCTTTTGCAAACCATGGAAGACAGTTTAAGGAGTCCAACGGTATCATTGTTAATACATTTTCAGAAGCTGAGTCCCATGCCGTTAGTGCTCTTTTGGCTAGAGATGATATACCAC CTATTTTCAATGTTGGGCCATTGATTGATCACAAGGGAAAGAGTCTGTCAGGATCTGATGCCGTCAAGCGTGACGAGATCTTGAAATGGCTTGATGATCAACCTGAAAAATCAGTGGTGTTCTTGTGCTTCGGGAGTGGAGGTGGCTTTGATGAAGCTCAGTTGAAAGAAATTGCAATCGGGCTCGAGAGGAGTGGACATAGGTTCTTATGGTCCGTTCGGTTGAAACCCTCCAGGGGGAAGCTGCAAGCTAGTTTTTTTGACAACTATGGAGAGATCTTGCCACAGGGATTCTTGGAAAGAACTAAAAATATTGGGATGCTATGTGGATGGGCACCACAAGTAGAAATCTTGGCACATAAAGCAGTAGGCGCTTTCGTATCACACTGTGGATGGAACTCAACTTTGGAGGCCTTGTGGTATGCTGTGCCTATTATAACTTGGCCGTTATATGCTGAGCAACACATGAATGCATTTCAGCTGGTGAAAGACTTGGGATTAGCAGTGGAATTGACGTTGGATTTTAGGAGAGATTGTCCTACAGATTTTGTGAAGGCGGAGGTGATAACAAAAGCTGTGAAAACCGTGATGGAACATGGTGGTGAACTTAGGAACAAGGCCAAAGAAACCAGTGAAATGGCGAAGAAAGCTGTGATGGAGGGTGGATCTTCGTATGTTGCTTTTGGAAACTTGATTGATCAATGGTTAGGATGCAAACCTTGA
- the LOC18106048 gene encoding UDP-glycosyltransferase 71K1-like isoform X5 has protein sequence MKKTQLVFVPAPGFGHLVPAVQLAKMVLERNDSFLITMLAIHNPFDGGISKNTESLASIHTEIRFIEIPETIPAPPPEALAVGPASAYTSYINDHKTLVKDTIVNLVMAHNPAPIASVVVDMFCTVFIDVAKELGVPSHVFFTSDAAFLAMTLYLSDREDKGEPKFSPTDPDYIIPCYSNPVPYRVMPVLHTDVEYEALANHGREFKDSNGIIVNTFSEAESHAVSALLARDDIPPIFNVGPLIDHKGKSLSGSDAVKRDEILKWLDDQPEKSVVFLCFGSGGGFDEAQLKEIAIGLERSGHRFLWSVRLKPSRGKLQASFFDNYGEILPQGFLERTKNIGMLCGWAPQVEILAHKAVGAFVSHCGWNSTLEALWYAVPIITWPLYAEQHMNAFQLVKDLGLAVELTLDFRRDCPTDFVKAEVITKAVKTVMEHGGELRNKAKETSEMAKKAVMEGGSSYVAFGNLIDQWLGCKP, from the exons atgaagaaaacacaGCTAGTCTTTGTCCCTGCACCTGGATTTGGCCACCTTGTACCAGCTGTTCAGTTAGCAAAGATGGTTCTTGAGAGAAACGACAGTTTCTTGATAACCATGCTTGCCATCCACAATCCATTTGACGGTGGCATAAGCAAGAACACCGAATCGCTTGCTTCAATTCATACAGAAATCAGGTTCATTGAAATTCCTGAGACCATACCTGCACCTCCTCCAGAAGCTTTAGCTGTAGGCCCTGCAAGTGCTTATACTTCTTACATCAATGATCACAAAACCCTTGTAAAAGATACTATTGTTAAC CTAGTCATGGCCCACAACCCTGCACCAATTGCTAGTGTTGTTGTTGATATGTTTTGCACTGTATTTATTGATGTTGCAAAAGAACTTGGTGTCccttctcatgtttttttcacttctGATGCTGCCTTTCTTGCCATGACGCTTTACCTTTCAGATAGAGAAGACAAGGGTGAGCCTAAGTTTAGCCCTACTGACCCTGACTATATCATCCCCTGTTATTCAAATCCCGTGCCTTACCGTGTTATGCCGGTATTGCACACCGATGTGGAATATGAGGCTTTGGCAAACCATGGAAGAGAGTTTAAGGACTCCAACGGTATCATTGTTAATACATTTTCAGAAGCTGAGTCCCATGCAGTTAGTGCTCTTTTGGCTAGAGATGATATACCACCTATTTTCAATGTTGGGCCATTGATTGATCACAAGGGAAAGAGTCTGTCAGGATCTGATGCCGTCAAGCGTGACGAGATCTTGAAATGGCTTGATGATCAACCTGAAAAATCAGTGGTGTTCTTGTGCTTCGGGAGTGGAGGTGGCTTTGATGAAGCTCAGTTGAAAGAAATTGCAATCGGGCTCGAGAGGAGTGGACATAGGTTCTTATGGTCCGTTCGGTTGAAACCCTCCAGGGGGAAGCTGCAAGCTAGTTTTTTTGACAACTATGGAGAGATCTTGCCACAGGGATTCTTGGAAAGAACTAAAAATATTGGGATGCTATGTGGATGGGCACCACAAGTAGAAATCTTGGCACATAAAGCAGTAGGCGCTTTCGTATCACACTGTGGATGGAACTCAACTTTGGAGGCCTTGTGGTATGCTGTGCCTATTATAACTTGGCCGTTATATGCTGAGCAACACATGAATGCATTTCAGCTGGTGAAAGACTTGGGATTAGCAGTGGAATTGACGTTGGATTTTAGGAGAGATTGTCCTACAGATTTTGTGAAGGCGGAGGTGATAACAAAAGCTGTGAAAACCGTGATGGAACATGGTGGTGAACTTAGGAACAAGGCCAAAGAAACCAGTGAAATGGCGAAGAAAGCTGTGATGGAGGGTGGATCTTCGTATGTTGCTTTTGGAAACTTGATTGATCAATGGTTAGGATGCAAACCTTGA
- the LOC18106048 gene encoding UDP-glycosyltransferase 71K1-like isoform X4, whose amino-acid sequence MKKTQLVFVPAPGFGHLVPAVQLAKTVLERNDSFLITMLAINNPFDGGISKKIKSLASIYTEIRFIEIPETIPAPPPDALAVSPASAFTSYINDHKTLVKDTIVNLVMAPNPAPIASVVVDMFCTAFIDVAKELGVPSHVFYTCDAAFLALTLYLSDREDKGEPKFSPTDPDYIIPCYSNPVPYRVMPVLHTDVEYEALANHGREFKDSNGIIVNTFSEAESHAVSALLARDDIPPIFNVGPLIDHKGKSLSGSDAVKRDEILKWLDDQPEKSVVFLCFGSGGGFDEAQLKEIAIGLERSGHRFLWSVRLKPSRGKLQASFFDNYGEILPQGFLERTKNIGMLCGWAPQVEILAHKAVGAFVSHCGWNSTLEALWYAVPIITWPLYAEQHMNAFQLVKDLGLAVELTLDFRRDCPTDFVKAEVITKAVKTVMEHGGELRNKAKETSEMAKKAVMEGGSSYVAFGNLIDQWLGCKP is encoded by the exons atgaagaaaacacaGCTAGTCTTTGTCCCTGCACCTGGATTTGGCCACCTTGTACCAGCTGTTCAGTTAGCAAAGACGGTTCTTGAGAGGAACGACAGTTTCTTGATAACCATGCTTGCCATCAACAATCCATTTGACGGTGGCAtaagcaagaaaatcaaatcgcTTGCTTCAATTTATACAGAAATCAGGTTCATCGAAATTCCTGAGACCATACCTGCACCTCCTCCAGATGCTTTAGCTGTAAGCCCTGCAAGTGCTTTTACTTCTTACATCAATGATCACAAAACCCTTGTGAAAGATACTATTGTTAACCTAGTCATGGCCCCCAACCCTGCACCAATTGCTAGTGTTGTTGTTGATATGTTTTGCACTGCCTTTATTGATGTTGCAAAAGAACTTGGGGTCCCTTCTCATGTTTTTTacacttgtgatgctgcctttCTTGCCTTGACGCTTTAC CTTTCAGATAGAGAAGACAAGGGTGAGCCTAAGTTTAGCCCTACTGACCCTGACTATATCATCCCCTGTTATTCAAATCCCGTGCCTTACCGTGTTATGCCGGTATTGCACACCGATGTGGAATATGAGGCTTTGGCAAACCATGGAAGAGAGTTTAAGGACTCCAACGGTATCATTGTTAATACATTTTCAGAAGCTGAGTCCCATGCAGTTAGTGCTCTTTTGGCTAGAGATGATATACCACCTATTTTCAATGTTGGGCCATTGATTGATCACAAGGGAAAGAGTCTGTCAGGATCTGATGCCGTCAAGCGTGACGAGATCTTGAAATGGCTTGATGATCAACCTGAAAAATCAGTGGTGTTCTTGTGCTTCGGGAGTGGAGGTGGCTTTGATGAAGCTCAGTTGAAAGAAATTGCAATCGGGCTCGAGAGGAGTGGACATAGGTTCTTATGGTCCGTTCGGTTGAAACCCTCCAGGGGGAAGCTGCAAGCTAGTTTTTTTGACAACTATGGAGAGATCTTGCCACAGGGATTCTTGGAAAGAACTAAAAATATTGGGATGCTATGTGGATGGGCACCACAAGTAGAAATCTTGGCACATAAAGCAGTAGGCGCTTTCGTATCACACTGTGGATGGAACTCAACTTTGGAGGCCTTGTGGTATGCTGTGCCTATTATAACTTGGCCGTTATATGCTGAGCAACACATGAATGCATTTCAGCTGGTGAAAGACTTGGGATTAGCAGTGGAATTGACGTTGGATTTTAGGAGAGATTGTCCTACAGATTTTGTGAAGGCGGAGGTGATAACAAAAGCTGTGAAAACCGTGATGGAACATGGTGGTGAACTTAGGAACAAGGCCAAAGAAACCAGTGAAATGGCGAAGAAAGCTGTGATGGAGGGTGGATCTTCGTATGTTGCTTTTGGAAACTTGATTGATCAATGGTTAGGATGCAAACCTTGA
- the LOC18106048 gene encoding UDP-glycosyltransferase 71K1-like isoform X9 gives MKKTQLVFVPAPGFGHLVPAVQLAKMVLERNDSFLITMLAIHNPFDGGISKNTESLASIHTEIRFVEIPDTIPTPPPEALAVSPASAFTSYINDHKTLVKDTIVNLVMAHNPAPIASVVVDMFCTVFIDVAKELGVPSHVFFTSDAAFLAMTLYLSDREDKGEPKFSPTDPDYIIPCYSNPVPYRVMPVLHTDVEYEALANHGREFKDSNGIIVNTFSEAESHAVSALLARDDIPPIFNVGPLIDHKGKSLSGSDAVKRDEILKWLDDQPEKSVVFLCFGSGGGFDEAQLKEIAIGLERSGHRFLWSVRLKPSRGKLQASFFDNYGEILPQGFLERTKNIGMLCGWAPQVEILAHKAVGAFVSHCGWNSTLEALWYAVPIITWPLYAEQHMNAFQLVKDLGLAVELTLDFRRDCPTDFVKAEVITKAVKTVMEHGGELRNKAKETSEMAKKAVMEGGSSYVAFGNLIDQWLGCKP, from the exons atgaagaaaacacaGCTAGTCTTTGTCCCTGCACCTGGATTTGGCCACCTTGTACCAGCTGTTCAGTTAGCAAAGATGGTTCTTGAGAGAAACGACAGTTTCTTGATAACCATGCTTGCCATCCACAATCCATTTGACGGTGGCATAAGCAAGAACACCGAATCGCTTGCTTCAATTCATACAGAAATCAG GTTCGTCGAAATTCCTGATACCATACCTACACCTCCTCCAGAAGCTTTAGCTGTAAGCCCTGCAAGTGCTTTTACTTCTTACATCAATGATCACAAAACCCTTGTGAAAGATACTATTGTTAACCTAGTCATGGCCCACAACCCTGCACCAATTGCTAGTGTTGTTGTTGATATGTTTTGCACTGTATTTATTGATGTTGCAAAAGAACTTGGTGTCccttctcatgtttttttcacttctGATGCTGCCTTTCTTGCCATGACGCTTTACCTTTCAGATAGAGAAGACAAGGGTGAGCCTAAGTTTAGCCCTACTGACCCTGACTATATCATCCCCTGTTATTCAAATCCCGTGCCTTACCGTGTTATGCCGGTATTGCACACCGATGTGGAATATGAGGCTTTGGCAAACCATGGAAGAGAGTTTAAGGACTCCAACGGTATCATTGTTAATACATTTTCAGAAGCTGAGTCCCATGCAGTTAGTGCTCTTTTGGCTAGAGATGATATACCACCTATTTTCAATGTTGGGCCATTGATTGATCACAAGGGAAAGAGTCTGTCAGGATCTGATGCCGTCAAGCGTGACGAGATCTTGAAATGGCTTGATGATCAACCTGAAAAATCAGTGGTGTTCTTGTGCTTCGGGAGTGGAGGTGGCTTTGATGAAGCTCAGTTGAAAGAAATTGCAATCGGGCTCGAGAGGAGTGGACATAGGTTCTTATGGTCCGTTCGGTTGAAACCCTCCAGGGGGAAGCTGCAAGCTAGTTTTTTTGACAACTATGGAGAGATCTTGCCACAGGGATTCTTGGAAAGAACTAAAAATATTGGGATGCTATGTGGATGGGCACCACAAGTAGAAATCTTGGCACATAAAGCAGTAGGCGCTTTCGTATCACACTGTGGATGGAACTCAACTTTGGAGGCCTTGTGGTATGCTGTGCCTATTATAACTTGGCCGTTATATGCTGAGCAACACATGAATGCATTTCAGCTGGTGAAAGACTTGGGATTAGCAGTGGAATTGACGTTGGATTTTAGGAGAGATTGTCCTACAGATTTTGTGAAGGCGGAGGTGATAACAAAAGCTGTGAAAACCGTGATGGAACATGGTGGTGAACTTAGGAACAAGGCCAAAGAAACCAGTGAAATGGCGAAGAAAGCTGTGATGGAGGGTGGATCTTCGTATGTTGCTTTTGGAAACTTGATTGATCAATGGTTAGGATGCAAACCTTGA
- the LOC18106048 gene encoding UDP-glycosyltransferase 71K1-like isoform X3, giving the protein MKKTQLVFVPAPGFGHLVPAVQLAKTVLERNDSFLITMLAINNPFDGGISKKIKSLASIYTEIRFIEIPETIPAPPPDALAVSPASAFTSYINDHKTLVKDTIVNLVMAHNPAPIASVVVDMFCTVFIDVAKELGVPSHVFFTSDAAFLAMTLYLSDREDKGEPKFSPTDPDYIIPCYSNPVPYRVMPVLHTDVEYEALANHGREFKDSNGIIVNTFSEAESHAVSALLARDDIPPIFNVGPLIDHKGKSLSGSDAVKRDEILKWLDDQPEKSVVFLCFGSGGGFDEAQLKEIAIGLERSGHRFLWSVRLKPSRGKLQASFFDNYGEILPQGFLERTKNIGMLCGWAPQVEILAHKAVGAFVSHCGWNSTLEALWYAVPIITWPLYAEQHMNAFQLVKDLGLAVELTLDFRRDCPTDFVKAEVITKAVKTVMEHGGELRNKAKETSEMAKKAVMEGGSSYVAFGNLIDQWLGCKP; this is encoded by the exons atgaagaaaacacaGCTAGTCTTTGTCCCTGCACCTGGATTTGGCCACCTTGTACCAGCTGTTCAGTTAGCAAAGACGGTTCTTGAGAGGAACGACAGTTTCTTGATAACCATGCTTGCCATCAACAATCCATTTGACGGTGGCAtaagcaagaaaatcaaatcgcTTGCTTCAATTTATACAGAAATCAGGTTCATCGAAATTCCTGAGACCATACCTGCACCTCCTCCAGATGCTTTAGCTGTAAGCCCTGCAAGTGCTTTTACTTCTTACATCAATGATCACAAAACCCTTGTGAAAGATACTATTGTTAAC CTAGTCATGGCCCACAACCCTGCACCAATTGCTAGTGTTGTTGTTGATATGTTTTGCACTGTATTTATTGATGTTGCAAAAGAACTTGGTGTCccttctcatgtttttttcacttctGATGCTGCCTTTCTTGCCATGACGCTTTACCTTTCAGATAGAGAAGACAAGGGTGAGCCTAAGTTTAGCCCTACTGACCCTGACTATATCATCCCCTGTTATTCAAATCCCGTGCCTTACCGTGTTATGCCGGTATTGCACACCGATGTGGAATATGAGGCTTTGGCAAACCATGGAAGAGAGTTTAAGGACTCCAACGGTATCATTGTTAATACATTTTCAGAAGCTGAGTCCCATGCAGTTAGTGCTCTTTTGGCTAGAGATGATATACCACCTATTTTCAATGTTGGGCCATTGATTGATCACAAGGGAAAGAGTCTGTCAGGATCTGATGCCGTCAAGCGTGACGAGATCTTGAAATGGCTTGATGATCAACCTGAAAAATCAGTGGTGTTCTTGTGCTTCGGGAGTGGAGGTGGCTTTGATGAAGCTCAGTTGAAAGAAATTGCAATCGGGCTCGAGAGGAGTGGACATAGGTTCTTATGGTCCGTTCGGTTGAAACCCTCCAGGGGGAAGCTGCAAGCTAGTTTTTTTGACAACTATGGAGAGATCTTGCCACAGGGATTCTTGGAAAGAACTAAAAATATTGGGATGCTATGTGGATGGGCACCACAAGTAGAAATCTTGGCACATAAAGCAGTAGGCGCTTTCGTATCACACTGTGGATGGAACTCAACTTTGGAGGCCTTGTGGTATGCTGTGCCTATTATAACTTGGCCGTTATATGCTGAGCAACACATGAATGCATTTCAGCTGGTGAAAGACTTGGGATTAGCAGTGGAATTGACGTTGGATTTTAGGAGAGATTGTCCTACAGATTTTGTGAAGGCGGAGGTGATAACAAAAGCTGTGAAAACCGTGATGGAACATGGTGGTGAACTTAGGAACAAGGCCAAAGAAACCAGTGAAATGGCGAAGAAAGCTGTGATGGAGGGTGGATCTTCGTATGTTGCTTTTGGAAACTTGATTGATCAATGGTTAGGATGCAAACCTTGA
- the LOC18106048 gene encoding UDP-glycosyltransferase 71K1-like isoform X7 translates to MKKTQLVFVPAPGFGHLVPAVQLAKMVLERNDSFLITMLAIHNPFDGGISKNTESLASIHTEIRFIEIPETIPAPPPEALAVSPASAFTSYINDHKTLVKDTIVNLVMAHNPAPIASVVVDMFCTVFIDVAKELGVPSHVFFTSDAAFLAMTLYLSDREDKGEPKFSPTDPDYIIPCYSNPVPYRVMPVLHTDVEYEALANHGREFKDSNGIIVNTFSEAESHAVSALLARDDIPPIFNVGPLIDHKGKSLSGSDAVKRDEILKWLDDQPEKSVVFLCFGSGGGFDEAQLKEIAIGLERSGHRFLWSVRLKPSRGKLQASFFDNYGEILPQGFLERTKNIGMLCGWAPQVEILAHKAVGAFVSHCGWNSTLEALWYAVPIITWPLYAEQHMNAFQLVKDLGLAVELTLDFRRDCPTDFVKAEVITKAVKTVMEHGGELRNKAKETSEMAKKAVMEGGSSYVAFGNLIDQWLGCKP, encoded by the exons atgaagaaaacacaGCTAGTCTTTGTCCCTGCACCTGGATTTGGCCACCTTGTACCAGCTGTTCAGTTAGCAAAGATGGTTCTTGAGAGAAACGACAGTTTCTTGATAACCATGCTTGCCATCCACAATCCATTTGACGGTGGCATAAGCAAGAACACCGAATCGCTTGCTTCAATTCATACAGAAATCAGGTTCATTGAAATTCCTGAGACCATACCTGCAC CTCCTCCAGAAGCTTTAGCTGTAAGCCCTGCAAGTGCTTTTACTTCTTACATCAATGATCACAAAACCCTTGTGAAAGATACTATTGTTAACCTAGTCATGGCCCACAACCCTGCACCAATTGCTAGTGTTGTTGTTGATATGTTTTGCACTGTATTTATTGATGTTGCAAAAGAACTTGGTGTCccttctcatgtttttttcacttctGATGCTGCCTTTCTTGCCATGACGCTTTACCTTTCAGATAGAGAAGACAAGGGTGAGCCTAAGTTTAGCCCTACTGACCCTGACTATATCATCCCCTGTTATTCAAATCCCGTGCCTTACCGTGTTATGCCGGTATTGCACACCGATGTGGAATATGAGGCTTTGGCAAACCATGGAAGAGAGTTTAAGGACTCCAACGGTATCATTGTTAATACATTTTCAGAAGCTGAGTCCCATGCAGTTAGTGCTCTTTTGGCTAGAGATGATATACCACCTATTTTCAATGTTGGGCCATTGATTGATCACAAGGGAAAGAGTCTGTCAGGATCTGATGCCGTCAAGCGTGACGAGATCTTGAAATGGCTTGATGATCAACCTGAAAAATCAGTGGTGTTCTTGTGCTTCGGGAGTGGAGGTGGCTTTGATGAAGCTCAGTTGAAAGAAATTGCAATCGGGCTCGAGAGGAGTGGACATAGGTTCTTATGGTCCGTTCGGTTGAAACCCTCCAGGGGGAAGCTGCAAGCTAGTTTTTTTGACAACTATGGAGAGATCTTGCCACAGGGATTCTTGGAAAGAACTAAAAATATTGGGATGCTATGTGGATGGGCACCACAAGTAGAAATCTTGGCACATAAAGCAGTAGGCGCTTTCGTATCACACTGTGGATGGAACTCAACTTTGGAGGCCTTGTGGTATGCTGTGCCTATTATAACTTGGCCGTTATATGCTGAGCAACACATGAATGCATTTCAGCTGGTGAAAGACTTGGGATTAGCAGTGGAATTGACGTTGGATTTTAGGAGAGATTGTCCTACAGATTTTGTGAAGGCGGAGGTGATAACAAAAGCTGTGAAAACCGTGATGGAACATGGTGGTGAACTTAGGAACAAGGCCAAAGAAACCAGTGAAATGGCGAAGAAAGCTGTGATGGAGGGTGGATCTTCGTATGTTGCTTTTGGAAACTTGATTGATCAATGGTTAGGATGCAAACCTTGA
- the LOC18106048 gene encoding UDP-glycosyltransferase 71K1-like isoform X8: MKKTQLVFVPAPGFGHLVPAVQLAKTVLERNDSFLITMLAINNPFDGGISKKIKSLASIYTEIRFIEIPETIPAPPPEALAVSPASAFTSYINDHKTLVKDTIVNLVMAHNPAPIASVVVDMFCTVFIDVAKELGVPSHVFFTSDAAFLAMTLYLSDREDKGEPKFSPTDPDYIIPCYSNPVPYRVMPVLHTDVEYEALANHGREFKDSNGIIVNTFSEAESHAVSALLARDDIPPIFNVGPLIDHKGKSLSGSDAVKRDEILKWLDDQPEKSVVFLCFGSGGGFDEAQLKEIAIGLERSGHRFLWSVRLKPSRGKLQASFFDNYGEILPQGFLERTKNIGMLCGWAPQVEILAHKAVGAFVSHCGWNSTLEALWYAVPIITWPLYAEQHMNAFQLVKDLGLAVELTLDFRRDCPTDFVKAEVITKAVKTVMEHGGELRNKAKETSEMAKKAVMEGGSSYVAFGNLIDQWLGCKP, encoded by the exons atgaagaaaacacaGCTAGTCTTTGTCCCTGCACCTGGATTTGGCCACCTTGTACCAGCTGTTCAGTTAGCAAAGACGGTTCTTGAGAGGAACGACAGTTTCTTGATAACCATGCTTGCCATCAACAATCCATTTGACGGTGGCAtaagcaagaaaatcaaatcgcTTGCTTCAATTTATACAGAAATCAGGTTCATCGAAATTCCTGAGACCATACCTGCAC CTCCTCCAGAAGCTTTAGCTGTAAGCCCTGCAAGTGCTTTTACTTCTTACATCAATGATCACAAAACCCTTGTGAAAGATACTATTGTTAACCTAGTCATGGCCCACAACCCTGCACCAATTGCTAGTGTTGTTGTTGATATGTTTTGCACTGTATTTATTGATGTTGCAAAAGAACTTGGTGTCccttctcatgtttttttcacttctGATGCTGCCTTTCTTGCCATGACGCTTTACCTTTCAGATAGAGAAGACAAGGGTGAGCCTAAGTTTAGCCCTACTGACCCTGACTATATCATCCCCTGTTATTCAAATCCCGTGCCTTACCGTGTTATGCCGGTATTGCACACCGATGTGGAATATGAGGCTTTGGCAAACCATGGAAGAGAGTTTAAGGACTCCAACGGTATCATTGTTAATACATTTTCAGAAGCTGAGTCCCATGCAGTTAGTGCTCTTTTGGCTAGAGATGATATACCACCTATTTTCAATGTTGGGCCATTGATTGATCACAAGGGAAAGAGTCTGTCAGGATCTGATGCCGTCAAGCGTGACGAGATCTTGAAATGGCTTGATGATCAACCTGAAAAATCAGTGGTGTTCTTGTGCTTCGGGAGTGGAGGTGGCTTTGATGAAGCTCAGTTGAAAGAAATTGCAATCGGGCTCGAGAGGAGTGGACATAGGTTCTTATGGTCCGTTCGGTTGAAACCCTCCAGGGGGAAGCTGCAAGCTAGTTTTTTTGACAACTATGGAGAGATCTTGCCACAGGGATTCTTGGAAAGAACTAAAAATATTGGGATGCTATGTGGATGGGCACCACAAGTAGAAATCTTGGCACATAAAGCAGTAGGCGCTTTCGTATCACACTGTGGATGGAACTCAACTTTGGAGGCCTTGTGGTATGCTGTGCCTATTATAACTTGGCCGTTATATGCTGAGCAACACATGAATGCATTTCAGCTGGTGAAAGACTTGGGATTAGCAGTGGAATTGACGTTGGATTTTAGGAGAGATTGTCCTACAGATTTTGTGAAGGCGGAGGTGATAACAAAAGCTGTGAAAACCGTGATGGAACATGGTGGTGAACTTAGGAACAAGGCCAAAGAAACCAGTGAAATGGCGAAGAAAGCTGTGATGGAGGGTGGATCTTCGTATGTTGCTTTTGGAAACTTGATTGATCAATGGTTAGGATGCAAACCTTGA